A segment of the Posidoniimonas polymericola genome:
GCGGGAGAACGCGCAGGGCGTGGCGCCGACGTCCGCCTACCAGACCCAGATGACGCCGACTCGGTCACTGTCCTCGAAGGTCTGCCGGTGCTCAACCTCGCGCGGCTCATTGAATCGAAAATCGCCTGCGGGCAGGGCGACGCCCGGCGGATGCACAAAGACTTTGCCGACGTTGTCGAGCTGATCGCTCTTAAGAAGCTCAACCGCTCGTTCGAGCGGAAGCTGCACCAGTCGGTGCGTCCCGCGTTCCGTGAGCTGCTCCAAAACGCTCGCGGCAAGTGAGCGGGCCTGTCAGCCGAAAGCGATTTCAAGACTTGAGCACGCTGTTTAGGCCAGCACGGACTCAACAAAACGCGACAGCAGCCCATTCGCCTCCGGCGTTTCCTGCAAATGCACCGTCAGCTCCGCGAGCGTCATCCCCGCGAACTGCTCGACGTAGCGCGGGTAGGCCGCCAGCCGCTGCAGGATGGTGTCGCGAGTCAGTTCGGGGTGGAACTGCGTGGCGTAAATCGGCTTGTCGGCGAACGTGTAGGCCTGCTCTGGCACGCGATCGGTAGACGCCAACAGCACCGCGTCGGGCGGCAGGCGGGTAACGTGGTCCTCGTGACCGGCGAAGCCGAGGAACCGCGGGGGCAGGGCGCCGAACACCGGGTCCTGCCGGCCGTGTTCGGTCAGCGTAAGCTCGACGTTGCCTAGCTCGGCGTTGGCGGGGTCGTGCTCACAGCAGCCGCCGATCGCGCGGGCAAAGGCCTGGAACCCCCAGCACGAGGCAAACGTTGGCTTGCCCTGATCGTGCAGCAGGCGGAGCCCGTCGAGGATCCGCTCGAGCCACTCCCCCTCGCCGGCCGCCGAGTAGTCGCCGCTGCCGCCGATCAGCACCGCGTCGTGCTGGTCGACGAGCGACTGCGATGGGAAGCCGCCAAGGACGCTCTGCGGCGTAACCCGTGACGCGTCGCAGCCCAGCGCCGCGGCGAAGCAGTTAATCTCCTGCCCAATGATCGGGTCGCCCTCGTTGCGGACCTGCAGCAGCAAGAAGCGGGCGTTTCCGGACAGGCTCACTTGATGGCGATCCCCGTCACTTCAACAATGCCGGCCTCGATCACGTCCATCATGCGGTCGATCTCCTCGAGGCTGATCGCCAGCGGCGGCATCACGTAGACCATGCCGGGCTGAGGTCGGATCCACAGGCCGTGCTCCAGTGCGTAGGCGGCGACCTTGCGGCCCACTTGGTGTTCGGCGACGTAGTCGGCCGCGGCGATGATGCCGGTCTGCCGGGCGTTGGTGACCGCCGGGTGCTCGGCCAGACGGCAGAACCGCTCGCCGAGGCGGGCGATCTTCGGCTCGAGACCCGCCAGCGTCTGCTCGCTCTCGAACAGGTCGAGGCTCGCCAGTGCGGCAGCCGCCGACGCCGGGTTCCCACAGAAGGTGTGGCCGTGGTACAGCGCCCGGCCGCTGGCCGCGTCGCCGAGGAAGGCGTTGTAGATCTTGGTCCGGGTGAGGGTGGTCGCCATTGGCAGGTAGCCGCCCGTTAGCCCCTTGCCGAGGCACAAGAAATCGGGCGAAACACCGTCGTGCTCGCAGGCAAACATCCGACCGGTCTTGCCGAAGCCGACCGCGACCTCGTCGAGAATCAGCAGCACGTTGTACCGGTCGCACAGCTTGCGGAGGCCTCCCAGGAAGCCGGGCGGGTGCATCACCATGCCGGCGGCGCACTGCACCAGCGGCTCAATGACCACCGCGGCCACCTCGTCGGCGCGCTCGGCTAGCAGCCGCTCGGTCTCGCCCAGGTAGTAGTCGCACGCCGCCTCGGGCGCAACGCCGGCGGGCAGCTTGTGCCGGTCGGGGCCCGGCGCGTAGACCGCGTCGAACAGCAGCGGCTTGAACAGGGCGTGGAACTTGTCGATGCCGCCAACGCTCGCAGCGCCGATGGTGTCGCCGTGGTAGGCGGCGCCGAACGCCAGGAAGCGGGTCTTCGCCGGCCGCGGTTCGGGGCACTGCTGCCAGTACTGGAAGGCGGTCTTCAGCGCGACCTCGATCGCCGACGAGCCATCGCTCGAGAACAGCACCCGGTCGAGCCCCGCTGGCGCGATACCGACCAGCCGCTTCGCGAGCCGCACGGTGGTGTCGCAGCCCATGCCGAGCGACGTGATGTGGGCGCCGCGGGCGAGCTGCTCGCTGATCGCCTGGTTGATCGCGGGGTGCGCGTGCCCGTGCACGTTGCACCACATGCTGCTGGCCCCGTCGAGGAACCTCCGGCCGTCGGCTCCAATCAGCTCGCAGCCCTCGGCCGCGGCGATCACCAGCGGCTCGTACTCGTGCATCTGGGTGAACGAGTGCCAGAAATGGGCAACGTCCCAGTCAATCAGCTGCTCGGGGGTCGGCGCATCACGGCCAGGCGGGTCGCTCATCCCCAGCTCACCTCGACCGGCGTGCCGGCCCTGACGCCGAGCATCGCGGCGGCGCTGTCGTTGACGATGGCCAGCTCGAGCCGGTCTGTCGAGCCAACGAGTGCGATCAGCGTCATCTCGGGCTGATCGCCGTAAGTCGAGTACAGGCCCATGGTTTGGTGCCCGTCGCAGTGGATCTGCAGCGTCTCGTCCCGCGGGGCGCCCTCCAGCATCACGCTAGTAATGTTCGTAATGAGGTTGCCGAAGGAGTCGACCTCCACCACCTCGCCTTGAATCCGATCCCCCACGCGTTCCGCCCTTGGTTCGGGAAGCAGTATTAGCTTATCCGTTGGTTTATCGAGTGTATCAGGGCCTAGCGAGTCAGGGCATAGTCCCAGGCCCAACTTGGCCGCCACAGGCGCCATAATGTCGCGTCCGTGGAAGGTTGAGCTCACCTCTGGCAGCCAGTGTTCCCGGTTCTCGATGACCACCATCTTAGAGGCCGCGTACATCGAGGCCAACCTTGTCAGCAGGCCGTTGTTGGGCAGGACGAACCGCCAATCCCCGAGTTCGACGTACACAATCTGCCGATCGGTGCCGACGCCGGGGTCGACCACCGCCACATGGATCGTCCCCGCCGGGAACCAGGGCGCAGCGGCCGCCAGAGCCGCCGCCCCCGCCGCGATCGATTGGGCCGGAATACTGTGGGTCAGGTCCACAACGACGGCCGCTGGGTTAATCCGCGCGATGACCCCCTTCATCGCCGCTACGTAGTAGCTGCCTTCGCCAAAGTCGGTGGTGAGCGTAATCAAGGCCATCGTCATTCAATGTAACGCTTGCTCGCCATGGTTGGCGCCGAATGGCCCCTTCAGACTCCTCCAATTGATCGCCAACGAGTCGCGCTGTGAAGCGACGTTGGCTCCGCGCGTCGGGCAAATTTTTTTTTGACTTTTTTCAACGAACGCATCGTCGCGCGCTCCTTGCGTGGCAACGTCGGCGGTCTGCGCTCGTGCTTCATCAATCACTCCAACGCGCTGCAAGAGCTCGGCGCTGTCGCGCTGCGCGCGATCTTGATGGGGCCAACCAGATGGACCTTCCACGCTATGAGCATCACCAAAAAGCAGTGTCCTCTACCCTCCAAGATTGGCGTGCAAGTGAGCTCAAACCACCCATCGCGGACGGCCGCATCCGGTGCCTTCGCGGCCCTTTTCCCAGGGGTGTCCAGCAAACGCAAGCCACTTCGAGGAAACGACTTACGAAATCTCCTTGCTTGCCCTCTGGGCGAGAGCCTACCATAGAAGTGACGCTCAACCAGGGCGTCGGCCCCCCTATCTAGCCGTCGGAGAACGGCCCAGCGATGCGACGCTGACCTCGTTGGTCACTCCTCTTGGTAAGACGCCTCGAGGGCCCCTCTAGCATCGCGTGAGTGTGGTTCGTTTGAACGCCCGCGCTATTAACCATGAAGCACCACAGCAACGCACGTGCCAAAACATCGAAGGCAGTCGCCCGAGGCCGCAACGCGACTCCAGCTGCACGCTTCAAACAGCGCGCACGACCCCAATCGCGCCGTTGTGTTGGCAGCCAAGACGTCGCGCAGCCGTTCAGCCCACCGGAAGACTGGCACGAGCCAGTAGGAGCAGGGGATCCCTACAAGGTCGTGGTCCAGGACCCCGGCTACGGATACCGCCATGTGGTCACCCCGGACGAGGTGCGTGACCGACTGGCCCAGCTCCCCGAGCACTTCCTCGAGGGCCTGGAGATCATCCAGCTCTCGCGGGTGACCCGCAAGAAGCAGAGCTTCCCATGTTACGGCATGCAGTGGGGGGCCACGCTGTACCTCTACCCGCTCGAGGAATCCCTGGTCGAGACCTTCTACAGCCCGCCGCGGCCCGAGACCGTCACCGAATCGCAGATGTACGGCGGTCGGTGGGGCCAGCCGGAGCCGGGGGTGTGGACCCTCACCTGGACCGAGGAAACGGTCCGCGACTACTACCTCAACAACATCCTGATCCACGAGCTGGGGCACCTGTTGGACGAGCGGAACTCGTCCTACACTGACCGCGAGCGGTACGCCGAGTGGTTCGCGATCCATTATGGCTACTTGGCCACCGGCGGCCGCCAGAGCCGCCGCCCCCGCCAGAAGGTGAAGCGGCGGCACCACGCCAGCTAGCCCCCTGCTGGGCCCTGCTTGCCGCCTAAGGCCGAAAGAGGCCCAGCGGACCACGCCACGCAAAGCTATTTTGCCGCGGCGGCGGCGGATTGATTAGAATTACAGGCCTGGCGTCCCGGTACTCACCAATGGCAGGGCCTATGCAACGCTCAATCTCGTGGAATCTGTGCGCGGCCGCCGCGCTCCTCGCCCTGCTGCTGCCTACGCTCGGACTCGCCGCGACGCTGCGGGAACAACGGGACGAGCTCCGCCGCGCGACCACCCTGCTCAAAGCGGCGGTGCGGCTGGCCGAGCGTGACCGCGGCGACGACGCGACGGCCCAGTTCACCGAGGCCCAAGAGAAGATCCAGGAGGTCGCCAAGGAACTCGACCCTAAGCTGCAGCGGACCTACGCTCGGGCCGCCGAGCAGCTTGCCGAGACGCACCAGCAGCTCACCACCGCTGGGCTCACACTGCCGGAGCTCGGCTCGACCGAGCCCACCATGCCTGAGCAGCCCGCGGGCGAAGGGCGTCCGCCGCGCCGGGGCCGTTTCGACCAGGGCGACGTTAGCTTTGTCGAGCAGGTCGCCCCGCTGCTGGCGCAGAAGTGCGGACGCTGCCACGTCGACCGCTCGCAGGGCGGCTTCAGCCTGGCGACTTACAACAGCCTGATGCGTGGCTCTGAGGGTGGCCGCGTGCTGATCCCCGGCGAGGGGACCGGCGGCGTGATGATGGACAACCTCGAGTCGGGCGCCATGCCCCCCGGCGCGCCGCTCCGCCCGGAAGAGATGACGCTCATCTCCCGCTGGATCACGCAGGGCGCCAAGTTCGACGGCGCCGACCCCGACGCCAACCTCAAGCGGCTCGAGGCCGGTCCAAGCCCGGGCGAGCCGATGCAGGAGCAGCCGAAGCCGGCCGCCAGCCGGGCCACCGGCAATGAGACTGTCAGCTTCGCGCTCGATGTCGCCCCGATCTTGACGGACCGCTGCGCCGAGTGCCACGTGAACGACAACCGCGGTCAGCTCCGCTTTGCCGCTTACCAGCAGCTGATCGACGCGTCGATTGTCTCGCCCGGCGCCCCCGCCGGCAGCGAGATGGTCCGCCGCATCCAGCCCGACGCCGAGCAGCGGATGCCGCCGAACGGGCCGGCGCTCACCGCCGAGCAGATCCAAACGATCACCACCTGGGTGCAGGAGGGAGCCAAGTTCGACGGCCGGGCGCCCGGCGAACCGCTCAGCCGCAGCACCGCCGTGGTCCGGGCCGAGCGGGCCACGCCCGATGAGCTGACCACCATGCGGGCGGCGCTGGCGCTGGAGAGCTGGCGGCTCGGCATCCCCGATGAGCAGGCCCGCGAAGCAACGTCCGAGCGGTTTCTGGTGGTAGGCTCGATCCCGGAGTCGCGCCTCGAAGCAGTGGCGGCCGCCGCGGAGTCGCTGACCGACAACATGCAGAAGACCCTCGGCCTGGCGCCCGGCGCGCCGCTCGGTAAATCGAAGCAGACACTGTATTTATTCAACCAGCGGATCGACTACCGCGAGTTCGTGCTGATGGTCGAGAAGCGGCAGCTCGGCGACGACGCCGTCGGGCACGCCCGCTTCGACCCGGTCGAGCCGTACGCGTGCCTCACCCTGGCCGATGACGAGGACCCGTCCGGCGCCGCGCTCGCAAAGCAGGTCGCCGCGTTGGCCGTTGCCGAGCAGGCGGGCGGCCAAGCCCCAGACTGGTTTGTCGAGGGCGCTGCCCGCTACGCGGTCGCCAAGGCGATGCCGAAGGACCCGCTCAGCGAGGCCTGGATCGCGGGTCTGGTCGACGCGGCGAAGCGGATGACCAAGGCCGACGCCTTCATGGCCGGCGGCATGCCGCCGGAGGAAGCCGGCGTGGTCGCGATGCACTTTGTCGCCGGCATGGCCCGCAACGGCAAGGCGTTTCACGGCCTGCTCGAGGACGTCGGTGGCGGGCAAGGATTCGGCGCGGCGTTTGGCAAGCGTTACAACGCCTCGCCGCGGCAGGTCGCCGAGCAGTGGGCGGCGTCGCTCAAGCGGCGCGGCTAGCCGGCGGCTCGTAGGCCCGTGGCATCGCCTGGTTGCCGACCGCCAGGCGTAGCGCCTCGGTCGGATCGCTGGAGAGCTCTGCAAGACGCTGCCGTTTGCCTGCGATCTTCTTCTGCTCGCCCAGCCGCAGCGCCCAGTCGAGCAAGCCGGGCGCCATCGATTTGACGCCGTAGGCAAGACGCGCGAACGGCTCGAGCACGACCCGCCGCTGGTTGCGTTCAATCGCCCGCACGGCTCGCCGCGCGACGCACTCGGGCTTGGCGCACATAAAGCTCGGCGGGGTCCGCGGCTCGGCGCCTTCGGCCATGGGCCGGGCGGAGCTGAACAGGTTGGTGCGGACAAACCCGGGGCAGAGCGCCGTGACGCCCAGCCCCTGGCGGCCGTACTCGGCGCGGAGCGCCTCGCTGTAGCCGACCATCGCGAACTTGGTCGTGCAGTACAACGCGACCCGCGGCAGCCCCACCAGTCCCAGCACGCTGCAGACGTTCAGCACGTGCGACTGCGGGCGGGCCAGCATCCACGGCAGCAGCCGCTGGGTGAGCGTGATCCCGCTGACCAGGTTGGTGGCCAGCAGGTTGTGGCACTCCTCCGGCGGCATCAGGTGGGTGATGCCGTAGTAGGTGACCCCGGCATTGTTCACCAGGATGTCGACGCCCGCCCAGTAGTCGATCGCAAACTCCGCGGCGCCCTCGACCTCGTCCTGGTTGCGTAGGTCGCAGACGTGGGCCTCGACCTCGACGCCCAGCTCCGCGACCTCGTCCACGACGTCCTGCAGGCCCTCCTGGTTGAAGTCCAACAGGTACAGGTCGACGTGCTCCCTGGCCAGCCGCAGCGCGATCTCGCGTCCGATGCCCGACGCGGCGCCGGTGACGAGCGCCCGTTTTCCAGCAAGCTTTCGCATTGATAGTCGGTGGATCGGAGGATGGTTTCCGGGTGGCAACCGGCGCCGCCTAGGCGGCGGGCGCCAGCACGCGGGAGAACTCGCCCCGCTCGAGCGCCTCGGCCGGGATCGTGCGGCTCAGGTGGCAGCGGTCCTCGCCCCGCAGCAGGCAGACGCCCCACTTGTCGAGGTGGTACTTGCCGCCGTTGTACACGCTGCGATAGTACTTCTTCCCCGGGTACACCGCCACATTGGTTGGCGTGACCCGCAGGTTGAACGCCAGGCGGTGCCGGTTGGTGGTGTTGGGGGCCGAGCCGTGGATGCACCGCTCGGTGAAGATGATGAACTGGCCCGGCTTGCAGGGGACCTCGACGCACTCGGTTTCGTCCTCGGAGAAGTCGAGGTCGTACGAGGCGTTGTAGAAGCCCTCCTTGCCGCCAAACTTGATCTTGCGGACCCGGTCGTGCGTCCCCTTGGCGAACCGCAGGGCGCCGTTCTCGTGGGTCGACTCGT
Coding sequences within it:
- a CDS encoding type 1 glutamine amidotransferase, translating into MSLSGNARFLLLQVRNEGDPIIGQEINCFAAALGCDASRVTPQSVLGGFPSQSLVDQHDAVLIGGSGDYSAAGEGEWLERILDGLRLLHDQGKPTFASCWGFQAFARAIGGCCEHDPANAELGNVELTLTEHGRQDPVFGALPPRFLGFAGHEDHVTRLPPDAVLLASTDRVPEQAYTFADKPIYATQFHPELTRDTILQRLAAYPRYVEQFAGMTLAELTVHLQETPEANGLLSRFVESVLA
- a CDS encoding SAM hydrolase/SAM-dependent halogenase family protein; translation: MALITLTTDFGEGSYYVAAMKGVIARINPAAVVVDLTHSIPAQSIAAGAAALAAAAPWFPAGTIHVAVVDPGVGTDRQIVYVELGDWRFVLPNNGLLTRLASMYAASKMVVIENREHWLPEVSSTFHGRDIMAPVAAKLGLGLCPDSLGPDTLDKPTDKLILLPEPRAERVGDRIQGEVVEVDSFGNLITNITSVMLEGAPRDETLQIHCDGHQTMGLYSTYGDQPEMTLIALVGSTDRLELAIVNDSAAAMLGVRAGTPVEVSWG
- a CDS encoding c-type cytochrome domain-containing protein, translated to MQRSISWNLCAAAALLALLLPTLGLAATLREQRDELRRATTLLKAAVRLAERDRGDDATAQFTEAQEKIQEVAKELDPKLQRTYARAAEQLAETHQQLTTAGLTLPELGSTEPTMPEQPAGEGRPPRRGRFDQGDVSFVEQVAPLLAQKCGRCHVDRSQGGFSLATYNSLMRGSEGGRVLIPGEGTGGVMMDNLESGAMPPGAPLRPEEMTLISRWITQGAKFDGADPDANLKRLEAGPSPGEPMQEQPKPAASRATGNETVSFALDVAPILTDRCAECHVNDNRGQLRFAAYQQLIDASIVSPGAPAGSEMVRRIQPDAEQRMPPNGPALTAEQIQTITTWVQEGAKFDGRAPGEPLSRSTAVVRAERATPDELTTMRAALALESWRLGIPDEQAREATSERFLVVGSIPESRLEAVAAAAESLTDNMQKTLGLAPGAPLGKSKQTLYLFNQRIDYREFVLMVEKRQLGDDAVGHARFDPVEPYACLTLADDEDPSGAALAKQVAALAVAEQAGGQAPDWFVEGAARYAVAKAMPKDPLSEAWIAGLVDAAKRMTKADAFMAGGMPPEEAGVVAMHFVAGMARNGKAFHGLLEDVGGGQGFGAAFGKRYNASPRQVAEQWAASLKRRG
- a CDS encoding SDR family NAD(P)-dependent oxidoreductase is translated as MRKLAGKRALVTGAASGIGREIALRLAREHVDLYLLDFNQEGLQDVVDEVAELGVEVEAHVCDLRNQDEVEGAAEFAIDYWAGVDILVNNAGVTYYGITHLMPPEECHNLLATNLVSGITLTQRLLPWMLARPQSHVLNVCSVLGLVGLPRVALYCTTKFAMVGYSEALRAEYGRQGLGVTALCPGFVRTNLFSSARPMAEGAEPRTPPSFMCAKPECVARRAVRAIERNQRRVVLEPFARLAYGVKSMAPGLLDWALRLGEQKKIAGKRQRLAELSSDPTEALRLAVGNQAMPRAYEPPASRAA
- the bioA gene encoding adenosylmethionine--8-amino-7-oxononanoate transaminase; protein product: MSDPPGRDAPTPEQLIDWDVAHFWHSFTQMHEYEPLVIAAAEGCELIGADGRRFLDGASSMWCNVHGHAHPAINQAISEQLARGAHITSLGMGCDTTVRLAKRLVGIAPAGLDRVLFSSDGSSAIEVALKTAFQYWQQCPEPRPAKTRFLAFGAAYHGDTIGAASVGGIDKFHALFKPLLFDAVYAPGPDRHKLPAGVAPEAACDYYLGETERLLAERADEVAAVVIEPLVQCAAGMVMHPPGFLGGLRKLCDRYNVLLILDEVAVGFGKTGRMFACEHDGVSPDFLCLGKGLTGGYLPMATTLTRTKIYNAFLGDAASGRALYHGHTFCGNPASAAAALASLDLFESEQTLAGLEPKIARLGERFCRLAEHPAVTNARQTGIIAAADYVAEHQVGRKVAAYALEHGLWIRPQPGMVYVMPPLAISLEEIDRMMDVIEAGIVEVTGIAIK